A genome region from Musa acuminata AAA Group cultivar baxijiao chromosome BXJ3-5, Cavendish_Baxijiao_AAA, whole genome shotgun sequence includes the following:
- the LOC135637811 gene encoding uncharacterized protein LOC135637811 isoform X3: protein MMITVASPRPPRISPSSTFPKPASSSEHPSVLPCVSIPFRGFQSRVRTRSFFRCFCAEKDSADELFEGFSVLPSDVPWENSDVWSICAAYFFVLHVPLSFGGLSVIAQILHEPNLDPLTMVNELFQIANVVSITVLQVTEYVGVSTLLHFNAKPQYDVCRFFHPKWFWGGRSCITASIVGIGTLIGLVFLTSIVADMLVGPKDVNDPILKKILSDSPLSMMSCFFLYCLVSPLLEETVYRGFLLSSLSSTMKWWQAVIISSFVFSIGHFSAERGKQLINQTDYLVKCIC, encoded by the exons ATGATGATAACAGTGGCTTCTCCACGCCCTCCCCGAATCTCCCCGTCGTCGACCTTTCCAAAACCTGCTAGCTCTTCTGAACATCCCAGCGTCCTCCCGTGCGTTTCAATCCCATTTCGCGGTTTCCAATCCAGGGTGCGCACGAGATCTTTCTTTAGGTGCTTCTGCGCCGAGAAGGATAGCGCAGATGAACTGTTCGAG GGGTTTTCAGTGCTTCCATCCGACGTACCATGGGAAAATAGTGACGTATGGTCCATATGTGCGGCCTATTTCTTCGTCTTGCACGTTCCTTTGAGCTTTGGAGGGCTCTCAGTCATCGCTCAAATTCTTCATGAACCTAACCTTGATCCGCTGACAATGGTGAACGAGCTATTCCAGATAGCAAAT GTTGTGTCCATCACTGTGCTACAAGTTACAGAGTATGTTGGAGTTTCAACACTGTTGCATTTTAATGCAAAGCCGCAATATGATGTTTGCAGATTCTTCCATCCAAAGTGGTTTTGGGGAGGAAGAAGCTGCATCACAGCATCTATTGTGGGGATTGGTACTTTGATTGGGCTAGTGTTTCTCACATCCATAGTTGCTGACATGCTGGTTGGACCTAAG GATGTGAATGATCCGATCTTGAAAAAGATTCTTTCGGATAGCCCTTTGTCTATGATGTCATGCTTTTTTCTGTATTGCCTCGTTAGTCCTTTGTTGGAGGAAACTGTTTATCGGGGGTTCCTTCTATCATCTCTATCCTCCACAATGAAATGGTGGCAAGCTGTTATTATTAGTTCATTTGTTTTCAGCATTGGCCACTTCTCTG CTGAAAGAGGAAAGCAACTAATAAATCAAACGGACTATCTTGTCAAATGCATATGCTGA
- the LOC135637811 gene encoding uncharacterized protein LOC135637811 isoform X2: MMITVASPRPPRISPSSTFPKPASSSEHPSVLPCVSIPFRGFQSRVRTRSFFRCFCAEKDSADELFEGFSVLPSDVPWENSDVWSICAAYFFVLHVPLSFGGLSVIAQILHEPNLDPLTMVVSITVLQVTEYVGVSTLLHFNAKPQYDVCRFFHPKWFWGGRSCITASIVGIGTLIGLVFLTSIVADMLVGPKDVNDPILKKILSDSPLSMMSCFFLYCLVSPLLEETVYRGFLLSSLSSTMKWWQAVIISSFVFSIGHFSGENSLQLFLIGCVVGSAYCWTGQLTPCFAIHSVYNAMILLITMMS; encoded by the exons ATGATGATAACAGTGGCTTCTCCACGCCCTCCCCGAATCTCCCCGTCGTCGACCTTTCCAAAACCTGCTAGCTCTTCTGAACATCCCAGCGTCCTCCCGTGCGTTTCAATCCCATTTCGCGGTTTCCAATCCAGGGTGCGCACGAGATCTTTCTTTAGGTGCTTCTGCGCCGAGAAGGATAGCGCAGATGAACTGTTCGAG GGGTTTTCAGTGCTTCCATCCGACGTACCATGGGAAAATAGTGACGTATGGTCCATATGTGCGGCCTATTTCTTCGTCTTGCACGTTCCTTTGAGCTTTGGAGGGCTCTCAGTCATCGCTCAAATTCTTCATGAACCTAACCTTGATCCGCTGACAATG GTTGTGTCCATCACTGTGCTACAAGTTACAGAGTATGTTGGAGTTTCAACACTGTTGCATTTTAATGCAAAGCCGCAATATGATGTTTGCAGATTCTTCCATCCAAAGTGGTTTTGGGGAGGAAGAAGCTGCATCACAGCATCTATTGTGGGGATTGGTACTTTGATTGGGCTAGTGTTTCTCACATCCATAGTTGCTGACATGCTGGTTGGACCTAAG GATGTGAATGATCCGATCTTGAAAAAGATTCTTTCGGATAGCCCTTTGTCTATGATGTCATGCTTTTTTCTGTATTGCCTCGTTAGTCCTTTGTTGGAGGAAACTGTTTATCGGGGGTTCCTTCTATCATCTCTATCCTCCACAATGAAATGGTGGCAAGCTGTTATTATTAGTTCATTTGTTTTCAGCATTGGCCACTTCTCTGGTGAGAATTCTCTGCAACTCTTCCTCATTGGTTGTGTTGTTGGTTCTGCATATTGTTGGACTGGCCAATTGACTCCTTGCTTTGCCATTCATTCTGTATATAACGCAATGATATTACTAATAACTATGATGTCGTAA
- the LOC135637811 gene encoding uncharacterized protein LOC135637811 isoform X1, producing the protein MMITVASPRPPRISPSSTFPKPASSSEHPSVLPCVSIPFRGFQSRVRTRSFFRCFCAEKDSADELFEGFSVLPSDVPWENSDVWSICAAYFFVLHVPLSFGGLSVIAQILHEPNLDPLTMVNELFQIANVVSITVLQVTEYVGVSTLLHFNAKPQYDVCRFFHPKWFWGGRSCITASIVGIGTLIGLVFLTSIVADMLVGPKDVNDPILKKILSDSPLSMMSCFFLYCLVSPLLEETVYRGFLLSSLSSTMKWWQAVIISSFVFSIGHFSGENSLQLFLIGCVVGSAYCWTGQLTPCFAIHSVYNAMILLITMMS; encoded by the exons ATGATGATAACAGTGGCTTCTCCACGCCCTCCCCGAATCTCCCCGTCGTCGACCTTTCCAAAACCTGCTAGCTCTTCTGAACATCCCAGCGTCCTCCCGTGCGTTTCAATCCCATTTCGCGGTTTCCAATCCAGGGTGCGCACGAGATCTTTCTTTAGGTGCTTCTGCGCCGAGAAGGATAGCGCAGATGAACTGTTCGAG GGGTTTTCAGTGCTTCCATCCGACGTACCATGGGAAAATAGTGACGTATGGTCCATATGTGCGGCCTATTTCTTCGTCTTGCACGTTCCTTTGAGCTTTGGAGGGCTCTCAGTCATCGCTCAAATTCTTCATGAACCTAACCTTGATCCGCTGACAATGGTGAACGAGCTATTCCAGATAGCAAAT GTTGTGTCCATCACTGTGCTACAAGTTACAGAGTATGTTGGAGTTTCAACACTGTTGCATTTTAATGCAAAGCCGCAATATGATGTTTGCAGATTCTTCCATCCAAAGTGGTTTTGGGGAGGAAGAAGCTGCATCACAGCATCTATTGTGGGGATTGGTACTTTGATTGGGCTAGTGTTTCTCACATCCATAGTTGCTGACATGCTGGTTGGACCTAAG GATGTGAATGATCCGATCTTGAAAAAGATTCTTTCGGATAGCCCTTTGTCTATGATGTCATGCTTTTTTCTGTATTGCCTCGTTAGTCCTTTGTTGGAGGAAACTGTTTATCGGGGGTTCCTTCTATCATCTCTATCCTCCACAATGAAATGGTGGCAAGCTGTTATTATTAGTTCATTTGTTTTCAGCATTGGCCACTTCTCTGGTGAGAATTCTCTGCAACTCTTCCTCATTGGTTGTGTTGTTGGTTCTGCATATTGTTGGACTGGCCAATTGACTCCTTGCTTTGCCATTCATTCTGTATATAACGCAATGATATTACTAATAACTATGATGTCGTAA